A stretch of the Pseudocalidococcus azoricus BACA0444 genome encodes the following:
- a CDS encoding ribonuclease H family protein encodes MKPKKFYAVFAGRQTGLFFTWPDCEAQVKGYQGARYKSFPTRVEAETALSMNLATSQTELFLLDSQVNSRPRPGLTAKNTQNKPDGSVPYILDSLSVDASCLGNPGDVEYRGVHTETKEVLFAVGPLAYGTNNIGEFLAIVDGLQYLQAQGLTIPIYSDSATGMSWVKKKRVQTQLARRPGNQEIFQRIDEALAWLQENTYTNPILKWDTVHWGEIPADYGRKSR; translated from the coding sequence ATGAAGCCTAAGAAATTCTATGCGGTTTTTGCGGGTCGTCAAACGGGATTATTTTTCACCTGGCCGGATTGTGAAGCCCAAGTGAAAGGCTATCAGGGGGCCCGCTATAAGTCGTTTCCCACCCGTGTTGAAGCTGAAACAGCCCTCTCTATGAACCTAGCTACCTCCCAAACAGAATTATTTTTATTAGACTCTCAGGTAAATTCCCGGCCCAGGCCTGGTTTAACGGCTAAAAATACCCAAAATAAACCGGATGGCTCTGTTCCCTATATTCTCGATAGTTTATCTGTTGATGCTTCTTGCCTAGGGAATCCGGGGGATGTGGAATATCGCGGGGTGCATACAGAAACGAAAGAAGTTCTCTTTGCGGTCGGGCCTTTAGCCTATGGAACTAATAACATCGGCGAATTTTTAGCGATTGTGGATGGGTTGCAATATCTCCAGGCCCAGGGGTTAACAATTCCGATTTATTCTGATTCAGCTACGGGGATGAGTTGGGTGAAAAAAAAGCGCGTCCAAACCCAATTAGCCCGCCGGCCTGGAAATCAGGAAATTTTTCAGCGGATTGATGAAGCCTTGGCCTGGTTGCAGGAAAACACCTATACCAACCCAATTCTGAAGTGGGATACAGTACACTGGGGTGAAATTCCGGCAGATTATGGGCGCAAATCCCGATGA
- the mazE gene encoding type II toxin-antitoxin system MazE family antitoxin — protein MSKKISITLDNEVLDFVDQNTNNRSQFINTLLWQEKQRIFMKELAEAYQDQAGDPEFQAEASLWDTTIGDGLGEDEDA, from the coding sequence ATGAGTAAAAAGATTAGCATCACCCTCGATAATGAAGTGTTGGATTTTGTCGATCAGAACACAAATAATCGCAGCCAGTTTATTAATACCCTACTTTGGCAAGAAAAACAGCGAATTTTCATGAAAGAGTTAGCAGAAGCCTACCAAGACCAGGCCGGTGATCCTGAATTTCAAGCCGAAGCCTCTCTCTGGGATACAACAATTGGTGATGGCTTAGGGGAAGATGAAGATGCCTAA
- a CDS encoding type II toxin-antitoxin system PemK/MazF family toxin — protein sequence MPKGTLTYQRGEIWWVDLNPVVGHETDKQRPCLILQNNIGNQNGTTTIVAPLLPGAKKYPFVVNITPTVENGLDQPRYLNLSQMRAVDAERVKHKQGVLEDRYWPEIEKAVGIELGFGPVFQLRPPI from the coding sequence ATGCCTAAGGGAACATTAACGTATCAGCGAGGGGAAATTTGGTGGGTGGACTTAAACCCCGTTGTCGGCCATGAAACGGATAAACAACGCCCCTGCCTGATTCTGCAAAATAATATTGGCAATCAAAATGGGACGACTACAATTGTTGCTCCCTTGTTACCAGGGGCGAAAAAATATCCATTTGTGGTCAATATTACGCCAACTGTGGAGAATGGCCTGGATCAGCCCCGCTATCTCAACCTCAGTCAAATGCGCGCCGTAGATGCCGAGAGAGTCAAACATAAACAAGGGGTTTTAGAAGATCGTTATTGGCCAGAAATTGAGAAAGCGGTGGGGATTGAACTGGGTTTCGGCCCGGTGTTTCAATTGCGACCCCCAATCTAA